Genomic window (Ananas comosus cultivar F153 linkage group 1, ASM154086v1, whole genome shotgun sequence):
AAATATGCATGTTTTTATTGTATTTCAGGTGTTTAATGTTCAAATTCAGATCTGAGAGAAACCTTACATGTGTACCATGttctacaaaaataaaaaatttgaagtgtATAATATCTTCTTcccgtaaaaaaaaataaaaaataaaaaataaaagaggaacTCTTTAATGCTGATTACCTCTCTCAGTTACAATCCCAGCAAGCAACTGGTGATCCCCTGGCTTCACAACAACTAGAGCTCCAATATTATGTTGTGTCATCTGCAAGTTACAAAGATTCTCAATCCTAATGTTGCTGCACTTCATTTTTAtcttacaaaaaatttaattccaACTGTAGAAATCAATAACTAGCAGCTCGTGGCCAATATCCTACtaagaagagaggagaagattAAACAAAATTATAGCTTGGATCCGATTTGTATAGACTTGAATCATACAATTGTTTTGATAGTTAGAATAACTGTTTGgtgattaaaaaaagaatataaatacgTAAAATGCCGCTATTTAcagcaaataaaaaagaaacatgCATTGTGGATGAGGAGAATCTATTCCTCAACATTCTTTTCTTGACCATTGCTACCAACAAGCATGTTTGTATTTAAATAATACTTTCTCACATATAAACTGCTAAACTTgatttattatcaaaattatattagtATAAAAACATTTTTTCCACATGAATAATGATAAATTACGAGTTTTCTTATATGTAACAACTATActtgaccgaccgtccctagagcaagtggcaaagggcttggtggttgttacccgagacccaagttcgaatcctagttgattcacatttctagctaagtttatttctaaatgaaataaacgaagcgggtagcgtgctacctatctcttaaaaaaaaaaaaaaaaaactatacttgaTGTCTATATTTGACGTATTTCACATAACTTTTGTTTGTGTTTTATATATTAAACTGAATTGAGGCAAAAGCATGCAAACTAGCTAAGCTAATGCCTGGCTCATTTTTCAAGCTAAACACGAGCAGTTCACAAATAACAAGCTCAATTGAcagtcagagagagagagagagagagagagagagagagagagcttgcgTAAAAATGATGATTATTTCTCGTTTCATGTAATTGTATAAGTACATAAAAAGATTTCTTTGGACCCAAAAGTCAGTACCTGTCTAACGGCATCATAAACTGTGTCGTTGGTGCTACACCAAAACAGAGCCCCTGCCTCTTCGTCTCCCTTCGTCTTCAAAATCTCTGCTACTGTTGTATTTTCTAATCCTTTATGGGGTATAGTAGAAGTTGGAGAAGCACTTTGGAAATGCGCAATCAGATTCATCAAGGAGAAGCTCTCCTTCATGCCCATGTGCTGCAGAACTGCGAGTTTGATTCGGTTTCCTTGCGATCTTATCGCCTTTGTAAATCCTTGCATCTCTTATGCTACATTTTTCAGACATTAGTAAATGtcataaatttttctttttcttttcccaaaaaaaataataatagaagcTGGCAAAGTCCAAATAATTCAATAGAAATAATAACAGGGTGGTTTCTAAGCAAgagttaaatattaaatagtagaaattagcttaaaaaaaatagaaaaatagcaCTTCATCTTAAACAACCGTCAACCTGAGCTGGAGTTCTGCTTTTTGCAAAGAATTTCTGTACCTTGACCGAAAATGGATGCAGATTCAGATGCCGATGGATGTCGAGCGCCCCTCTGCAGCGgtggcagcagcagcggcagtgGTCGGAGGAGGGATGGGTACTCTTCATGGGGAGTTGAAAGATATGTAGGAGAACTCTATCCTTCTCTCCCTCTAAGACTATTGTTTCCTCCAAAGTAAGGCAAGGAATTCCCCAGCAGGCTAAGCATCTCCTACTTGAAGAAATGGTAAAGCATTGTTGTAGGCCTTGTTATCAATGTACTGAAGAAGCAAAGAACATTCTCCATGTGTTGCTTCACCATGAGTCACAAAAACAATGACCAGAGTACTCACAATAAGTataatttaagttaaaaaaattagagcATAACCGTAATGCCTAATTAGCAAGCCGAATTTTAAGAAGAATTGAAGAAACCTACTCCTTTTAAGAAGAATAGAAGAAACCTGCTCCTTAAGTTGCGACAAACCAAGAGATCTCTTCTCTACCTTGAGAAGCTACTGAAAATACACCAACTTAAGAAAACAAACTACACAATAAAAGAATCAGATGTAAACCTATTCCAATATTATCTCCGAAGGCAGAAGCTCTGTATTTCGTTTCTTCCCTGAGTTCCTCATCCTCTCTCACACAAACAGATACAATGGCCAATCGAGAAAGACCGCAGCCATTCCGCTTCTGGCTCCCCTTCTATAGTCGTCATGCCCCCACTCTGCCCCCTCCGCCTTCAACACGGCGACAAGCACGATCTCCTACTCCACCGGCTTCTCCACGAGCTTCTCCGGTGCTGGGAACTCAACCTCGACACTCATCTCAAGGACAATCTGCTACGCCACCAACTTCTTCCTTGGCCTCTCCATCGGCTTCTCCGGTGGTGGAAGCTCAGCCTCAATACTCACCTACAGAACCATCTTCTACCCCACCACCTGCCCCATCGGCTTCTCCAGCGGAGGCAGCAGCTCAACCTCAATACTCACCTCAAGCGCAACAGCCTACTCCAGCTTCTCCATTGGGCTCTTCATCAACTTCTCCAGAGGTGGCAGCGCAGCCTCAACACTCCAGTCAAGAACAAGCTCTGTCTCAACCGACTTCTTCACTGGTTTCTCCATCGGCTTCTCCAAAGGTGGGAGCACAACCTCCATATTCATCTCAAGCACAACCTCCGATTCCACCACCTTCCCAAGCACAGCCTCCTATTCCACCACCTTCTCAACCAGCTTCTCCAGTAGTGATAGCACAATCTCTTGCACAACCAGACGCTGACCTAGCTAACTCAGAAGGTCAACACAAGTATGTTAAATCCCTAGAGGATAATGTAGTAAATTCCACTCCTATCGATTTCCAAAACACTAACAAGGAAATTGAACGAGAAACAAAACCAAATCTAGACAGCGAGCAAGAAAGTAAAACTGTTCAAACACCAGCAATAGAAAAACAGTCCGAAAAAGTTAACGAGGAGTTCAAGATAAATAGAGAAACTAAACAAAAGGCTCCTGTTGAAACCCAAGATCCCAACATATTATCCGAAGGGTTTAACAAAGACAAACAAGAAATTGAAGCCTCCAAGCCAGAAACAAGCAACCAACCAACAGAAACAATAGAAACCAAGATTTCAACCCCAGAACCTCATATTGAATTTCCCTCAGAAGGTAGCAAACTTAAGGTCGAACTTCAAATATCAAGCCCAACACATTCCGAGAAGGGAGATAAATTGAACATAGAAAAGCCAGGAATAAAAAATGGTTCAAGGGGCAAAGAGACCAAAATAGCAATTTCAAGCATCCCTCGGGCTTCAATTTTTGATGGTCAAAGAGCATGCTTTCAGAAAGAGATCGAAGACGGGCTCGGAAAGCTCTACCAAAAGCAGATTGATGGGATATCACAAAAGCCAGGGTTTGGACAAGCAGTGAGTATCGTAACCTTCGCAGGAGAAAACAAGGGAGCGTCAATGGTTATAGGCGGCGAGGTCAAACTAAGAGAAGAAAATTTGAACTCTAAATATAGCACATATCCAGGAATAAACTCCAGCATTAACAGTAATGTTCAAAGCATAAACAACTCCACATTGCAAGAGAGCTCGTGCAGTGCACACAATCCAGGAGTTCATTTGAATCTCACAAGCAAACAAACCGAACAGCCTAGCCAATTAGGGAGAATAGAACCTACAAAAGCCAAAGAGTCATATTTAAGTGTAAACCCTGATACAAAAATACCTCATGACCCAAGAATCAGAAGAAGATGCCTTCGAGCCCTGTTCTTGGAGAGCGAGAGTGACCCAGAGAATCCCCAGAAGCCACAGCGACATGGATGTCGTTTTAGCTGcgaggagaagagaaaaaaagtcAATGAAGATGGTATACGTTTAACTAACGGTGGGTCAAAGCATGCTGAAGAAGGTAGCAGTAGAACATTTAACCAATGATTAAAGAAGAAAGAACTCATGGTTTGGTGATGTAATGATTTATGTACAGCTTATGAGCAAATATGTAATCAATATGTGCTGCTTGTTTAAAGTATTCCATGTGTTTTATTTGACAAAATGCATATCCTACTAAAAGAAGCTCTTGAATAATTATACCATAATACATACCTAATGAGATGGCAAGATAGCATTGAGCCCATTCCTGATCACTAAAGAGATTTCAAAACCAAAAGAGTAATTAGTAGATAAGAAAGCATTCATACTCATCCAAAATCGGAAATCATCGACATGCAGGTTAAGTAATCAGTGCCTGCCAAAATTCTTACTTTCAGTCTATAAACAGTAAGATTATTGCCACTCAAAGAGTACAAGCATTCTCTAATTGTGCCAATGTAACAATTAATCAACATAGATAGTTTCATAACTATAAGAATCCATTAAAAATGTTCAGCTACAATTATGTGAAAGCTTTATAAAAGATTTCGAGTCCCTTTCGTCACTCCATTCAAACTCACAACAAATCATGCATGAGTTGACTAATActtaagaaataaaaagataagCTATTCAGGGAATAAATTTGGAATTAATCCAAAACTATTTATTCAAACGTGAAGATCAATAATCTCGAGACATATGAAAAGGGGCAGAACTACTAAATTTACAATGGTAAACATAAGGCGATGAAGATGTTAAGAGAACAAAAGACAAATATTGAGACATCCCGGAGAAATCAGCAATTCAATCCATATATCTGTTTGGCAGAGTCGAGAGTGTTGGAAAGAAGCATGGCGATTGTAACAGGGCCCACTCCACCAGGCACCGGTGTTATAGCTGAGGCCACCTTCACTGCTTCTTTGAAGCAAACATCTCCAGTTAGGTGGTAACCATGCTCACTGCTGGGATCCTGATGAGTGAATCAAATATACAGAAAGTATAATTAAAGGTCAAGAAAAGATGAAACAAAATatatgagattttaaaattgcaGCAGTTTTATTTGTTCTGAGAAGCTCAGGAAAATTAGGTCATTCAACATCAGAAAATTTCAGAATAAACAGTTTAGATCTCTCTCTTCAAAAGTTTTCCATAGttccacaaaaagaaaaaggtaggCTTGAAGAAAAGATGAAGATTGACAAAATCGAAAAATCAAAAAGCAACGCGAGGATTCAGAGGACTTAGGGAATCTTGTTCCAAGGCAACTTATTTTAGAGATAATTTAGTGCATTATATGGAAGGTTCAGATAGTGTTTCACAGAAGGACAAAGCACTTAGGCAAGCAAACAGTTTGGTCCCTCGATGGCAGCACGGAAATAATCATACAGCAGCCCGGCCATTGGTTCTCATGCATGAAATATGGGGCAAATTTGCATCAGGTCATCACAAACCTTTTTTGTAGATGCAAGCTTAGCAATCACCAATAggtttagaattaaaaaataaagtggcCAGGAGAAATATTTACCTCCACAGGATTTGTTCCAACATCAATTACAACTGCGCCTCTCTTCAACCAACTTCCTCTTACAAGATTGGCCACTCCTGCAGCTGAGATCACAATGTCGGCTTGCCGAGTTATATCTTGTGGGTTCTTTGTGAAGGCATGCACAGAACTGACAGTAGCATGGTGCCTCTAAAAAGAGAAACAACATCAAATCTTCTTGACCCAACTATTAACCAAAAATTGTACTTAGATcattaagcttaaaattttgGCAATTAAGGCCCAAAGTTTTTGAGCTAAGAAATCCTAACCTCGCCTTGGTTTTCCATCCGATGAGTGTAATGGCTATCAGGTTGCACAGCTTCACTTTTTCTTACcttctctttttgtgttttaaaTCATTGCATGATCAAATTTTGATCACATGCTCAAACAGCTTTTATACTACTTGTATGGAAAACCTAAGCGAGGATCAATAACTTAGAATTTACAAAGTTCAGGGATCTAATTATGGAAATTTGAAGTTCAAGGATCTTATGCGATTGCATGAAAGTGCAAGGACACTGAATAGGTTTTTTTGGCATATAAAGTATAAACCACAGCAAATAGGTGAAATTGCAGCAAGTACTCTGCAATGTACCCCTGGAAACCGTTTATTTTCATCCATGCCCTGTCAGGGCTATTTATATGAAATAGGTGTTTTTGTACAGATCCATCTGGCAGTGGCACGCATGCCAATAAGGTTTTCAGGGTCACACACAAATACCAAAGGGATATCTGCACTATTTCACATAAAAGCAGGCCCACTTAGTTCAGATTAAAATCTACACACCTGCAATAATAAAGTTGTTGGCAGGCCCACGACCTTGCTTCGCCCAATCACAGCCACATGTTTTCCCATAAGTTCAATGCCAGTGCGAGTAAGCAATTCAATGCAAGCTCTCGCAGCACAAGGAATGAATAGAGGTTCTCTTCCTCTCATTGCAAGATTTCCAACATTAAGGGGGTGAAAGCCATCAACATCTTTCTC
Coding sequences:
- the LOC109725028 gene encoding pollen-specific leucine-rich repeat extensin-like protein 2 is translated as MANRERPQPFRFWLPFYSRHAPTLPPPPSTRRQARSPTPPASPRASPVLGTQPRHSSQGQSATPPTSSLASPSASPVVEAQPQYSPTEPSSTPPPAPSASPAEAAAQPQYSPQAQQPTPASPLGSSSTSPEVAAQPQHSSQEQALSQPTSSLVSPSASPKVGAQPPYSSQAQPPIPPPSQAQPPIPPPSQPASPVVIAQSLAQPDADLANSEGQHKYVKSLEDNVVNSTPIDFQNTNKEIERETKPNLDSEQESKTVQTPAIEKQSEKVNEEFKINRETKQKAPVETQDPNILSEGFNKDKQEIEASKPETSNQPTETIETKISTPEPHIEFPSEGSKLKVELQISSPTHSEKGDKLNIEKPGIKNGSRGKETKIAISSIPRASIFDGQRACFQKEIEDGLGKLYQKQIDGISQKPGFGQAVSIVTFAGENKGASMVIGGEVKLREENLNSKYSTYPGINSSINSNVQSINNSTLQESSCSAHNPGVHLNLTSKQTEQPSQLGRIEPTKAKESYLSVNPDTKIPHDPRIRRRCLRALFLESESDPENPQKPQRHGCRFSCEEKRKKVNEDGIRLTNGGSKHAEEGSSRTFNQ
- the LOC109718552 gene encoding CBS domain-containing protein CBSX3, mitochondrial-like, with the protein product MQGFTKAIRSQGNRIKLAVLQHMGMKESFSLMNLIAHFQSASPTSTIPHKGLENTTVAEILKTKGDEEAGALFWCSTNDTVYDAVRQMTQHNIGALVVVKPGDHQLLAGIVTERDYLQKIIVQDRSSKSTRVGDIMTQESKLITVTSDTKILQAMELMTDKHIRHVPVIDQKVVGMISIVDVVRAIIDQQHGEVKRLNEYIRGDYY